The Diceros bicornis minor isolate mBicDic1 chromosome 24, mDicBic1.mat.cur, whole genome shotgun sequence region TGATTATGGCTAATGTGTCTTGATTATGCAAAGAAGAATAATTTAGCAAGTTCCTTGCTTTTGACTTGAAATTTTTCTGCCTTAGGGTTTTTAGCAAGTTCCTTGCTTTTGACTTGAAATTTTTCTGCCTTAGGGTTTTCATTAGGATGTATAaagcataattattttattttcattttgggtATGCAACTCTATCTGGAATGGTCAGTCTGTAGAAGTTGAAGAAGCGTTGGTGTCTGAACTAGAAAATGGAAGTTATTCAGCCCTTTCGGGATCAGAGAGACATCCAGGTCCTAGAAAAAGTGGCTGCTGCATCACCCCTGCGGAGTCCAGCACAGCTGTCGCCGAGCAGAGCAGAGCAGCTCACCTGCACACAGGCGCTGGTGCAGCAGGTGCGCCGAGCACAGCaaggagcagagccaggcttaAGGAGGTGCGTCGCTCTTAGAACCCTGTTCTTGAAACCTGTTTCTTTGGCCTGGGATGTGGCAATTCACTATTAGGTTTCTGaacctaaaaataaaataccCAGATGAACTGAACAGTTCACCTGAAATGAAATGGGCTGAAGTATATAATAAATTCAAGGATAGTATTATCTGAAATAATTCCTAGGTTTACCTGTTTGAAATGACCAGAGGGCCTTAAATATAGCAGAGCTGCTTGCCTTCATAAGCTTTGGAATAATTATAACGTGTGTTTTCATGGAAGCAGTttagaaaacaacagaaatggttttctatttttttgtaaaaagtttcAAGGTACAAAAGCATGTTTCAGGTTTTGAACCCTGGAGTCTCCTTTCCAGTCATTGAAAATAGGCATAGTAAATTTCATGGGATTGACTTAGAAAAATGGAATCCTAAATTTATCCAAATTATCTTTGGCTAGGATGTATTTATTTTCCTGGTAATAGCCGGAAGAATaacttaaagaaaagaaatggaaaatagcaAGAGACAGCACAAGAAAAGTTAGTGAGAACTGGTCCCAGAAAGAGTGGCCGTCAGGGGGCCCACGGCCTCCAAACTCCTACACACACAAGGGGAAGGAGTGGTTTTCAGAGAGGAGGTCGGTTTCCTAGAAAGCTTCATGGGGTTACATCTTCTAGCGGGAAATTTAAACCTTGATATGAATTAGCTTTACTCCCATTGGGGCTTATTAATTAATCCTGGGTGACTAGTTTTTAGGTGTAGGAGGTAAGGTAGTCCTTGACTTGATTCATTCATTAACATTCAAAATAGCCACCATCTATTGAGCACTTTCTGCATGGCAACTCAGCCACACTAACCCCTGTGCCTTTGTGCTAAGTTCCGGGTATTCCTCATTTCATTGATTCCATAATAATTATTATCTCAACTTaatagatgaggaacctgaaactcagagaggatatataacttgcacaaggtcactCCACCACAGACAGGTGGCAGATCCAGAATTCGAATTTAGGATGTTTGGTGTTTAATAAGTAGGAGCATGTAATAGGGTATCTGAGATCAGTGAGGCCCAGTTGGCTCTTTGCGTTGGCGACTCTAACATGATGATACCGTCACCTTGATTTACAGTGCCACATCTGTCACACACGGAATTGAGGACTACTCTACTCTTAGACATGAGAATCCTCCCAGAAATGGGCATTAATTTACACATTAACTGGATGCCCATCAAGTATCAGGCCCTGTCCCGGGTGTGGAGGGGACAGTGTGCACGTCATAGACGTGGCCCCCGCTCTGGGGGAAGATGACAGCCAAACCAGTTGGCAACAGAACTGCCAGGCGGGCATGAGTGTGAAGCCGAGAACTGAGGGACGCCCTGCCTGCTGTTGTGAGGCACGTCCAGAACTTAGGGCAGGTCGTGTGAGATGATACCCCACAGTCCAGCCTCCCATGTCTCCTCCCTTTTTCTCTGAGGGCTTTTGAAAatcataattaaacatttttttcttgcaaaTGAGAaggtttccctttttcttttctgactgTTTTATGACCGTCTGCGGCTCTCCTCTGAACCGCCTTCCAGTCTTTTGCAGCTCCTAATTGATTGCTCTTCCAAAGCCCTGAGCTCATGACCTCTCTGAGCCACCATCTTCTCCCTGACCTCATAAGACTTGCTGTTTCTGAGCCTTCTCAGCTTCCCCCTCACGTTAATTGCCTCCCTGGGTGACCTCAACCATCCTTCTGGCTTCTCAAACCACCTTACTCTACTGACGCCCATGTCTGTACTTCCTGTTCAGACCTCTGCTGAGTTCAGAGCTCTGACTTCAAACATCCCCACCTGGGTGTCCTGTAAACCCCTTGGCTTCCACGTCCTAGCAGAGCCCACAAGCTGGCTTCCGGTCCCACCCCTACCTTGTCAAGGGTCTGCCTGGCTGCTCAGCTGGGAACCCAGAGGTACCCATGACTCCTCTTTCCCCTTCACTCACCCCTCCCCGTGTTGAGGACTGTGCCCTCCCTgcatctctccctccccacacacCCACCCATCCCTGTTGTACTTGGGTGCTCTTCTGTCTTCTCCTGCCTGTACTTTTGCGGTAGTCTCCTGACTACAGGCTGACTCGGATTTGTCTACATTTTCGTCTCTGGCACTAGTTGGTGAGCCCTGGAGAGTAGGGAATGCATTTCCCCATTGCTGTGTCCTTATCCAGGGCCTGGTACCCACCATGCACTCAGTGCTGTCACGAGGGAGTCAAACTGAGAATCTGGAATTGCTCGTAGTACTTTGCTAGTGGGTGAACAAGAGAGATTTAATACAGCAAAACATGTATAGCTTAGAGCTGCTTAATCACTTGGATTTTTGGAACTTTCtatcttttatgttcttttttgcaTCAACTTGGCTACTGGGAAATTCTTGTGGGGCTTTCAAagatgtcaaatgctttcttctgGTAGTTTCTCCACCAGTGTGACCGGGAGGATCTAGTGGAGTTGGCTCTGCCTCAGCTGGCTCAGGTTGTGACCGTGTATGAATTTCTTCTGATGAAGGTGAGTTGTCTTAGTGTTTCTAAACCAGCGAGGGGTGATCTGAAGTTGTTTAGAAAGGCATCCTTCATAGTTATTTTAGAGAGTCAGGTCGTTTCACTCCTCCAGTACACAAAGCCTGCTGGTCCTGCCGGGGTGCCTGGCAGAGGGGACGATGCCTGCATGGCCAGGGCTCTCAGGCAGGCTGCTCAGGGACTCCCTTGACTGTTTTAATTTAACTTTGTGTGGGAGGCTCAAAAGTGGTAACAGCAAACTGCAGCCAGCCCACAGCCCTCGTCGCCTTTCTCCCCGGCACCCACCTGTCCTCCTCCACTCTGGGCTCTGCTCCCTGATGAGCCCATCTGACGATGCAGCCTGGGCCGCCTGTGCCCACACTTCCAGGAGGTACCAGCACGACTGCCCGGAAGAGTGAAGGCCTGGCCCTCCTCCCGCCTGCAGGTCTGAAAACACGCCCGTCCTCAGGGCCTTTCTGCCTTTCTGACCTGCTCTCCCGTCCTCTGATGGCTGTCACCCTGGGGGTGGTTTGTTTTCTGGGCACACGTAGGCTCTAACTGGGGAGAGAAGAAAACACCTGCCATTGACAGGCTGCTGTGGGCTGGAGGAACTTGTATCCTTCCCTCCTTTAAgtatctttctgtgttttctataTTATTGCCTCAGGTTCAGACATTTTTGTCATCTTTATCTTTACCCAGGTTGACACAGGTCATctagcaaagccttttttcccagCCGTCTATAAGGAATTTGAAGAGTTGCATAAAATGGTTAAGAAAATGTGTCAAGATTACCTCCGTAGTTCTGGTCCATGTTCTCAGGAGCCCCTGGAAATAAACAATGATAAGGTAACAATCTCACATGGGAAAAAGTTTTGCTCTTAGAgttagcaaaaaggaggaggtccATTTAAAAAGGAGAATGTTTTTAGTAGTGACATCTTCATAGTCAACTTCTTTTTACCTCTTTTTCTCATCAagtgaaaaatgtttttcttaatatAAAAGTGATAAATGCTTGTTTCAGGAAACTCAGAAATATAGGTAAgctaaaagaacattaaaaacatcaaaatcagggctggccccgtggtgtagcagttaagtgcgctcgctctgctgctgggggcccgggttcagatcccgggcgcgcaccaatgcactgcttgtcagaccgtgctgtggcggcgtcccacataaagtggaggaagatgggcacggatgttagcccagggccagtcttcctcagcaaaaagaggaggattggcatggatgttagctcagggctgaccttcctcacacacacacacaaaaaacccaccAAAATCCTCCCATTCACTGATGATCACAGTTAATCCCACAGTTAATATGgtgtgttgttttcttattgcaaGTTTTTGGGGATGGGTTACACAGGGATCAGTAGTTATTGTTTGTGGTTGTTTTGACAGAATTCTCATTTCaatgtcattgtcatcatcaaaTTGCCTTTAGTAGCTATATTGGGTTCttgataaaaatatgttttgagctgATGTGGTTTTACTTGTTTTGGATAAAACCCTTTGCTGGGCATAGTGTACACCATATGGTCAGATCATTCAGGGGCCTCGCACTGTGCCCAGCCCAGAGCCTCGGCTCCTCATCCCCACTGCCTGTGGGTGAGCACCTTATTGACTCTGGCCAAGTCCCTGCACTCCCTGGGTCTcagccacctcctctgtgaaaggGGAGCACTGAATTAATGGTCCTCTCTGGCTCCCACAATGCCATGGTTTTAAATAGTGTCTTGTTTATTAAGAAAATTACTCATACAACAATGAAGAATACTTAGGCCATGTTGCCTTTGACTGCTCTTAACATTTTATTAAAGTGATGATGGATCTGGCTATCTGTTATTAGAAGGATTAGCATTTTATAGAGTATGTTACTTCTGTAGCAAGAAGTCTTGATCTACCCTGTAATATAATACATGggattttttgttcttgttttttgggggttttttttggtcaTCATCATTAGTTTTATCcaaattcaatatttaatataacctaataaacttttatattttattttcttaaattatatatatatatataaatataatggatTTTTTGCTGAGCCTCATATAGATGCCCCAGTTGGCAGTAGGCATCTGTACGTTTTTTAAACTGTAAATTAAACAAGTGTGGGTATCATCATGTCACGAAGCAGACTAGACTCACACGAACACTGCACGCCCATTGGCACCCATCTTTGTAGGCAGCTCAGGCTGTGCCGCAGCCTCTTAAGAGCAAGGACAGTGGCTCAGTTTGCAAGAGACACTGTCAGGTTGGTAGGCACCAAACTTGCCTACCCCCATTCTCTACTCTACCCTCGCTCtgctgcccttccttccttgcccCCCGCCCTCATGCTCTTCATGATGTCCTGTATAAATGGTGATAGCTGTCAGTTATGACTTGTACGTCTGGTGCTTTACACAGGCCTTGCGTATGAAATCTAATCTGATCTTCACAAAATCCCTTCAAGGCAGCTGTGGTCTCCCTTACATgataaggaagctgaggctcgGGAGACAGATGGCTGCCAAGGTCACCCAGGCCATGAGCAGAGAAGCCGGTGTCCCACTGGCTCTCAGCCTCCCAAACCCACACCCTTTCCACCAACTGGGAAAGGAGATCTGGTTCTGGAATAGGCAGGATTATTTTCCTGAAGGTACCAGTGAAAATTCAAAAGAGGAGGAATGATGGGCAAGAAAGTTACCTTGGTATCAGTCTAACAATAGTAAGTGTGTGATGGCACTAAAGAGAGtgttataaactttttttaaaaacctgtttaATGTCTTCTTCTAAACTGTGCTAACAGAGAATATTCTGGTTCTGATAATAATCCATTTTATCGTCAGCTATTCCATCTAACTTTATGCAAGTACttatcttcattttcctcattgtttAGATGGCCCCTCACTGTACAAAGGGATTTCATAGATTCATTCAgtcctttaattcttttttttttttttaagattttttttggtgaggaagattagccctgagctaatatctgttgccaatcctcctctttttgctgaggaagattgtccctgagctaacatctatgccactcttcttctactttatatttgggatgctgccgcagcatggcatgatgagcggtacataggtccgcacctgggatctgaacccatgagccCCAgccccgaagcagagtgcacaaacttaaccattatgccatcgggctggccccaagtcctTTAATTCTTATGTGTTGACATGCTTCTActcatgtgtgtgttttttttcttttttttttttttgtgaggaagatcagccctgagctaacatctattgccaatcctcctcctttgttttttccccaaagccccagtagatagttgtatgtcatagttgcacatccttctagttgctgcatgtgggacgcggcctcagcatggccggacaagcggtgcgtcggtgcacgcccgggatccaaacctgggccgccagtagtggagcgcgcacactcaaccgctaagccatggggccggccccatgtgtgTGTTTTGAGTGAAGCTTCTCTCTATTGGCCCCTTTCTTCTCAGGTTGCTGAGTCGTTAGGAATCACAGAAGAAttcctgaagaaaaaagaaaaacacacagatTGCATTCCAGCCAAGTGCATCAGccgagagagagaaggggaggtgcTAGAGGAAGCTAGCCAACAGAAGAGGGAAAATGAGGTGGGCATGGTTTGAAGGAGGTGCCAGGTTACTGTCTGTTCAATGTTGAATTATTGTGGTTTGACTTCTTCAACTCACAACACTGTTCTCCAGGAAGAAGAGGTACAAGTTTGCCTATTTCTTCCTAGTCTTAGCTGATTGGGTCTTCTCTTCGTAGAGCGTAGAAGAGGGGCCAGCCTCAGTGAAAAGGACCAGAAGAGAATCTCTGCCCCAGGACACCAGTGAGTACTTTGCCGACAGCGGAGGCCAGCAGAAGCCAGTCTTGTGTGCTCCAGCTGCCAGTGAGGGTAAAAAGTTCTTCGTGGTGTGTGCCCTGTGGCTCAGAGGCCTGCTTTTCGGGGTTGGGTGTCCCTGTGGCCACATTTAAGAGAACCCTCTGGTTTCTCAAGATTTTTATCCCAACCTCCCAATGTTCTATCATTCCATGTTTATTCCCTTTGAGTCTTGAGGTCTTTGAGGTTTTCTCGGGTCCCTTATTGAAATGAAGAGCTTCGTGCTGGTGAATGGATTGCTCCCAGGACGGTCCCCAGAAGTCGAGCAGATCTGAGAGCAGGAACAGGTCCCAAGAACACACCATGTCTATGGCTTGGCTTTCATGAGACTTGGCTCTAAGTGCCAGCTGAGATACAAGATTTGAAAACAAGACATATTCTGGCTTTTATTCTGGCTCTAGCAGGAACCTGTCACCTAGACACTGAACATGTGACATACCGAGAATAATTACACAACTTTCTCAAATCTTATCAGGGCCACCTGATACCCTGCCTAATCATAAAGTCTCCAGTTTAAGGAGGCATTCTCCATTTTAGAACATATTACTTAATTCTGCTATAGGGGGAGGCAGATTTAGACATTGAGAACAAGGAAAACTCTCTGGCATTGTTTGGAACACAGCTCCCCTTGCCTAACTAGTCTGTATTTCCTCTTTTAGCTTTATACCTACTTGGAAGGTACCAAGTAGCAAGgagtttttttcagttttttttggcAAGAAAATTAATTGGACTATCTTGTTTTGGATAGTGAGTACAGTGAAAGGCCATAACACAGCACACGTATGACTACCCGTTCTTCCAAACTGTTTAGGTTTTGCCCCTCAAGTAAATGGGAATGCCTCGCACCGTTCTGAAGACAGCCATGTGATGCCGGTTTCTAACAACCATGGAAGCATAGCCCATGCAGGCCAGCAGCTGAAAGCATTTGCTGACTTAGAAGCCAGGAGTGGGTCTGCAGACCCTGCTCTCTTGTGTCGGGATGTCAGTGCGCCGGGTCTTTATACTCAGTTAGGAGAGCCCAGGATGCTGACCCAGGAACAGGTGGCAGCATTCCCCGAAGAGAATGTTCAGGAACACTCTTTAGACCAGGACGCTGGGGACAGCCTGAGGAGTCAGGGTTGCTGCAGCACCTTACTATCCGCTGGAGGAGGGGAACCCCTGCTGCCCACCAGATCTGGAAAAGCAGAGGTGGGAAACCTCTGTGAGATGCCTGACTCCCACCTGAAGAGCCAACGGTCCAGCCCTGGTGAGGTCCTGCTTACAGAAGTTGCAGCCCCTCCACTGGAGAAAGTTTTGTCCATGGACATTGTGCCAGTAGACTGTGCCTACAGCACTGTATCCGAGCTAGGGACTCAGGCCAGCCAGGACGGATCGCTGTCTACTGTAGGGGGTCTCAGAAGCCATGTGGGGGCCTTGGATCAGTTCCCCTGCGGGACCAAGGTGCACACTGACCGGAGAGAACTGGAGAGCATTGTTGCCGTCGGTGAAGCCATGGCTTTTGAAATTACCAACGGGTGCCATGAGTTGTTGCCTCAGGAACAGGAGCAGATATTTATTCAGACTCCTGATGGACTTATTTTGTCCCATTCAGGTTCCATAGTGTCTGGGGTGGAGAACATTGTCATAGTGACTGATGCAGAGGGGCCTGCCCTGCAGACAGGCCCACTGGAAGGGGTTCCTTTAGAAACCGTGGAGGCAGAGCCATCACAGTGAAGTGGAGTCAGAACCACAGTCCTAGAGTTGTATGTATTTTATCCAGAGAAGGTCTATTTCAAGTAATGTATATTTTTCTAATGTGAATACTGACACaaatgaacattttatttataaagaataATGTCTTTCTACCTCACTGT contains the following coding sequences:
- the ZNF839 gene encoding zinc finger protein 839 isoform X1, with the protein product MADAEPEAEDGSEGGGGGRAPPGQIGSAARVAPLGPEQLRRVLEQVTKAQPPAEPPPPFVLQDAARRLRDAAQQAALQRGPGAEPPRPPRLLPPQQLEAICVKVISGDTKGQERPMPPLATIQPKAARLSQPPRRHSSMLGLSVASPQLLRAQPLLSTGPQPCFLSHSPQPPLQVFVQRPLPALRPVPAKRVTAPEAPSRQGTTLAPLSASDLPAIASVSTSSADFFISNLHTKHTEKLKKSLKVKTRSGRISRPPKYKAKDYKFIKTEDLADGHPSDSDDYSELSVEEDEDQREKQALFDLSSCSLRPKTFKCQTCEKSYIGKGGLARHFKLNPGHGQLEPEMLLSEKANGSMIRGREESRAVGLPSPELSTPALLSEEGAWSARGGLQSVEVEEALVSELENGSYSALSGSERHPGPRKSGCCITPAESSTAVAEQSRAAHLHTGAGAAGAPSTARSRARLKEFLHQCDREDLVELALPQLAQVVTVYEFLLMKVDTGHLAKPFFPAVYKEFEELHKMVKKMCQDYLRSSGPCSQEPLEINNDKVAESLGITEEFLKKKEKHTDCIPAKCISREREGEVLEEASQQKRENESVEEGPASVKRTRRESLPQDTSEYFADSGGQQKPVLCAPAASEGFAPQVNGNASHRSEDSHVMPVSNNHGSIAHAGQQLKAFADLEARSGSADPALLCRDVSAPGLYTQLGEPRMLTQEQVAAFPEENVQEHSLDQDAGDSLRSQGCCSTLLSAGGGEPLLPTRSGKAEVGNLCEMPDSHLKSQRSSPGEVLLTEVAAPPLEKVLSMDIVPVDCAYSTVSELGTQASQDGSLSTVGGLRSHVGALDQFPCGTKVHTDRRELESIVAVGEAMAFEITNGCHELLPQEQEQIFIQTPDGLILSHSGSIVSGVENIVIVTDAEGPALQTGPLEGVPLETVEAEPSQ
- the ZNF839 gene encoding zinc finger protein 839 isoform X3 → MADAEPEAEDGSEGGGGGRAPPGQIGSAARVAPLGPEQLRRVLEQVTKAQPPAEPPPPFVLQDAARRLRDAAQQAALQRGPGAEPPRPPRLLPPQVFVQRPLPALRPVPAKRVTAPEAPSRQGTTLAPLSASDLPAIASVSTSSADFFISNLHTKHTEKLKKSLKVKTRSGRISRPPKYKAKDYKFIKTEDLADGHPSDSDDYSELSVEEDEDQREKQALFDLSSCSLRPKTFKCQTCEKSYIGKGGLARHFKLNPGHGQLEPEMLLSEKANGSMIRGREESRAVGLPSPELSTPALLSEEGAWSARGGLQSVEVEEALVSELENGSYSALSGSERHPGPRKSGCCITPAESSTAVAEQSRAAHLHTGAGAAGAPSTARSRARLKEFLHQCDREDLVELALPQLAQVVTVYEFLLMKVDTGHLAKPFFPAVYKEFEELHKMVKKMCQDYLRSSGPCSQEPLEINNDKVAESLGITEEFLKKKEKHTDCIPAKCISREREGEVLEEASQQKRENESVEEGPASVKRTRRESLPQDTSEYFADSGGQQKPVLCAPAASEGFAPQVNGNASHRSEDSHVMPVSNNHGSIAHAGQQLKAFADLEARSGSADPALLCRDVSAPGLYTQLGEPRMLTQEQVAAFPEENVQEHSLDQDAGDSLRSQGCCSTLLSAGGGEPLLPTRSGKAEVGNLCEMPDSHLKSQRSSPGEVLLTEVAAPPLEKVLSMDIVPVDCAYSTVSELGTQASQDGSLSTVGGLRSHVGALDQFPCGTKVHTDRRELESIVAVGEAMAFEITNGCHELLPQEQEQIFIQTPDGLILSHSGSIVSGVENIVIVTDAEGPALQTGPLEGVPLETVEAEPSQ
- the ZNF839 gene encoding zinc finger protein 839 isoform X2, coding for MADAEPEAEDGSEGGGGGRAPPGQIGSAARVAPLGPEQLRRVLEQVTKAQPPAEPPPPFVLQDAARRLRDAAQQAALQRGPGAEPPRPPRLLPPQQLEAICVKVISGDTKGQERPMPPLATIQPKAARLSQPPRRHSSMLGLSVASPQLLRAQPLLSTGPQPCFLSHSPQPPLQVFVQRPLPALRPVPAKRVTAPEAPSRQGTTLAPLSASDLPAIASVSTSSADFFISNLHTKHTEKLKKSLKVKTRSGRISRPPKYKAKDYKFIKTEDLADGHPSDSDDYSELSVEEDEDQREKQALFDLSSCSLRPKTFKCQTCEKSYIGKGGLARHFKLNPGHGQLEPEMLLSEKANGSMIRGREESRAVGLPSPELSTPALLSEEGAWSARGGLQSVEVEEALVSELENGSYSALSGSERHPGPRKSGCCITPAESSTAVAEQSRAAHLHTGAGAAGAPSTARSRARLKEFLHQCDREDLVELALPQLAQVVTVYEFLLMKVDTGHLAKPFFPAVYKEFEELHKMVKKMCQDYLRSSGPCSQEPLEINNDKVAESLGITEEFLKKKEKHTDCIPAKCISREREGEVLEEASQQKRENESVEEGPASVKRTRRESLPQDTSFAPQVNGNASHRSEDSHVMPVSNNHGSIAHAGQQLKAFADLEARSGSADPALLCRDVSAPGLYTQLGEPRMLTQEQVAAFPEENVQEHSLDQDAGDSLRSQGCCSTLLSAGGGEPLLPTRSGKAEVGNLCEMPDSHLKSQRSSPGEVLLTEVAAPPLEKVLSMDIVPVDCAYSTVSELGTQASQDGSLSTVGGLRSHVGALDQFPCGTKVHTDRRELESIVAVGEAMAFEITNGCHELLPQEQEQIFIQTPDGLILSHSGSIVSGVENIVIVTDAEGPALQTGPLEGVPLETVEAEPSQ
- the ZNF839 gene encoding zinc finger protein 839 isoform X4: MADAEPEAEDGSEGGGGGRAPPGQIGSAARVAPLGPEQLRRVLEQVTKAQPPAEPPPPFVLQDAARRLRDAAQQAALQRGPGAEPPRPPRLLPPQSVEVEEALVSELENGSYSALSGSERHPGPRKSGCCITPAESSTAVAEQSRAAHLHTGAGAAGAPSTARSRARLKEFLHQCDREDLVELALPQLAQVVTVYEFLLMKVDTGHLAKPFFPAVYKEFEELHKMVKKMCQDYLRSSGPCSQEPLEINNDKVAESLGITEEFLKKKEKHTDCIPAKCISREREGEVLEEASQQKRENESVEEGPASVKRTRRESLPQDTSEYFADSGGQQKPVLCAPAASEGFAPQVNGNASHRSEDSHVMPVSNNHGSIAHAGQQLKAFADLEARSGSADPALLCRDVSAPGLYTQLGEPRMLTQEQVAAFPEENVQEHSLDQDAGDSLRSQGCCSTLLSAGGGEPLLPTRSGKAEVGNLCEMPDSHLKSQRSSPGEVLLTEVAAPPLEKVLSMDIVPVDCAYSTVSELGTQASQDGSLSTVGGLRSHVGALDQFPCGTKVHTDRRELESIVAVGEAMAFEITNGCHELLPQEQEQIFIQTPDGLILSHSGSIVSGVENIVIVTDAEGPALQTGPLEGVPLETVEAEPSQ